A window from Acinonyx jubatus isolate Ajub_Pintada_27869175 chromosome E1, VMU_Ajub_asm_v1.0, whole genome shotgun sequence encodes these proteins:
- the KRTAP29-1 gene encoding keratin-associated protein 29-1: MVDSCCPGTTTAIPAVPTFTCSNGGSFQNGICLPSSCRSRTWQLVTCQENCQPSSSAPSGCEPACCQPTCLPATSCVGFACQPICSRTACYESGTGQSPYLEPSCLEPTSCQANCCEAILDQQSSCQEPILVSRSACGQLVSCDARSQQPSCSEVNSCAENSCPPTICAASPCQLTCCQPGSCQHINGEDQTCKLTYYQPICYIFKTCPSVPCMPVPCQPSTCAFSSCNPTCYASSPCWSLCCQPAPSISFICQPVANCQPLCSVKNPCKPVSCGTVLSSQPTWDGSTSCNQGGCTPPSCQPACCVTGLGKSSGSGCNGLQPTAPSVCKASTCSPTSC, translated from the coding sequence ATGGTGGACAGCTGCTGCCCCGGAACCACCACGGCCATTCCAGCTGTGCCCACCTTCACGTGCTCAAATGGTGGCAGTTTCCAAAACGGTATCTGTTTGCCTAGTTCCTGCCGGAGCAGAACTTGGCAGCTGGTCACCTGCCAAGAAAACTGTCAGCCATCCAGCAGTGCACCAAGTGGCTGTGAACCTGCTTGCTGCCAACCTACCTGCCTTCCGGCAACTTCTTGTGTTGGTTTTGCCTGCCAACCCATTTGCTCCCGCACAGCCTGCTATGAATCTGGAACTGGTCAGTCTCCTTATTTGGAACCCTCCTGCTTGGAACCCACCAGCTGTCAGGCAAATTGCTGTGAAGCCATCCTCGACCAGCAAAGCTCCTGCCAAGAACCTATCCTTGTGTCCAGATCAGCTTGTGGCCAATTGGTCTCCTGTGACGCTAGGTCCCAACAGCCATCCTGCTCTGAGGTAAATTCCTGTGCTGAAAATTCTTGCCCACCAACCATCTGTGCAGCCAGTCCATGTCAGCTAACTTGCTGTCAACCAGGTTCATGTCAACACATCAATGGTGAAGATCAGACCTGCAAATTAACTTATTACCAACCCATCTGCTACATTTTCAAGACTTGCCCATCGGTTCCCTGCATGCCTGTTCCCTGCCAGCCATCAACTTGTGCGTTCAGCTCTTGCAATCCTACATGCTACGCATCGTCCCCTTGCTGGTCGCTTTGCTGCCAACCAGCTCCTTCCATATCTTTCATCTGCCAGCCAGTGGCTAACTGCCAGCCCCTATGTTCTGTAAAGAACCCTTGTAAACCAGTTTCCTGTGGCACCGTGCTTTCCAGCCAACCAACTTGGGATGGATCCACTTCCTGCAACCAAGGTGGCTGCACACCCCCTTCCTGCCAACCAGCTTGCTGTGTAACAGGTTTAGGCAAATCATCTGGCAGTGGCTGCAATGGTCTCCAACCAACTGCCCCAAGTGTCTGCAAAGCCAGCACCTGCTCGCCAACTTCCTGCTAA
- the LOC106971742 gene encoding keratin-associated protein 16-1 has protein sequence MSGNCCSRKCPSVPGISLCSSEVSCGGPVCLPSSCRSQTWQLVTCQDSCGSSSCGPQCCQPACSVSSCAQPVCCEATICEPPCVVSSCAQPVCCEATICEPSCPVSSCAQPVCCEATVCEPACSVSSCAQPVCCEATICEPACAQPVCCEATICEPACSVSSCAQPVCYEATICEPACAQPVCCEATVCEPSCPVSSCAQPVYCEAHSCQPVLCVPTPCQSIICEPSCCQPVICEPSCCSAVCTVPSSCQPVVCEPVCQPVCPTPSCCPSVCSVANSCQAICCDSSPCEPSCSEPSNCQPARCVALVCEPACLRPVCCVPSPCEPPCVSSTCQEPSCCVSSICQPICSEPSPCSASICAPSPCQPTCYVVKRCRSVCCEPVSCPSTSCQPLCCRPGSSASAICQPTCSRTFYIPSSCKQPCSPSVPYRPICRPICRPICSGHITYRQPYVTSISYRPACYRPCHPILRRPACVTSLSYRPVCSRLPCADSCKRDCKKSTSSQPDCTDSTTCKAEVSDSSPCQPTEAKPTSPTTREAEATPPTATKPADH, from the coding sequence ATGTCTGGAAACTGCTGTTCTAGGAAATGCCCATCTGTGCCAggcatctctctctgctccagtgAGGTGAGCTGTGGAGGGCCTGTCTGCTTGCCCAGTTCCTGCCGGAGCCAGACATGGCAACTGGTGACCTGCCAAGATAGCTGTGGGTCATCTAGCTGTGGCCCACAGTGCTGTCAGCCCGCCTGTTCTGTGAGCAGCTGTGCCCAGCCTGTGTGCTGTGAGGCCACCATCTGTGAGCCCCCCTGTGTTGTGAGTAGCTGTGCCCAGCCTGTGTGCTGTGAGGCCACCATTTGTGAGCCTTCCTGTCCTGTGAGCAGCTGTGCCCAGCCTGTGTGCTGTGAGGCCACTGTCTGTGAGCCCGCCTGTTCTGTGAGTAGCTGTGCCCAGCCTGTGTGCTGTGAGGCCACCATCTGTGAGCCCGCCTGTGCCCAGCCTGTGTGCTGTGAGGCCACCATCTGTGAGCCCGCCTGTTCTGTGAGTAGCTGTGCCCAGCCTGTGTGCTATGAGGCCACCATCTGTGAGCCCGCCTGTGCCCAGCCTGTGTGCTGTGAGGCCACCGTTTGTGAGCCTTCCTGTCCTGTGAGCAGCTGTGCCCAGCCTGTGTACTGTGAGGCCCATTCCTGCCAGCCGGTCCTCTGTGTACCCACTCCCTGCCAGTCCATCATCTGTGAGCCCAGCTGCTGCCAGCCAGTCATCTGTGAGCCCAGCTGCTGTTCAGCTGTCTGCACTGTGCCTAGTTCCTGCCAACCAGTGGTCTGTGAGCCTGTCTGTCAGCCGGTGTGCCCCACGCCTAGCTGCTGTCCATCTGTCTGCTCTGTGGCTAATAGCTGTCAGGCTATCTGCTGTGACTCCAGTCCTTGTGAGCCATCTTGCTCAGAGCCCAGCAACTGCCAGCCAGCTCGCTGTGTGGCCCTGGTCTGTGAGCCTGCGTGCCTTCGCCCTGTCTGCTGTGTCCCAAGCCCTTGTGAGCCGCCTTGTGTCTCGAGCACTTGCCAAGAGCCCTCTTGTTGTGTCTCCAGCATCTGCCAACCCATCTGCTCTGAGCCCAGCCCCTGCTCAGCAAGTATCTGTGCACCTAGTCCATGCCAACCTACTTGCTACGTAGTCAAGCGCTGTCGGTCTGTCTGCTGTGAGCCCGTTTCCTGCCCATCTACCTCCTGCCAACCTCTCTGCTGCCGCCCAGGGTCTTCTGCATCTGCCATCTGCCAGCCAACTTGCTCTAGGACTTTCTACATACCCAGCTCCTGCAAACAGCCTTGCTCTCCTTCGGTTCCTTACCGCCCAATCTGTCGTCCAATCTGTCGCCCAATCTGCTCTGGACACATTACTTACAGGCAGCCATATGTGACATCCATCTCCTATCGCCCTGCCTGCTACCGCCCATGCCACCCCATCCTGCGCCGACCAGCCTGTGTCACTTCACTGTCTTACCGTCCAGTCTGCTCCCGCCTGCCTTGTGCTGACTCCTGTAAACGAGATTGCAAAAAGTCCACTTCCAGCCAACCAGATTGCACTGACTCAACGACCTGCAAGGCTGAGGTCTCAGATTCCAGTCCCTGCCAGCCCACTGAGGCGAAACCCACCAGCCCAACCACCCGTGAGGCTGAAGCCACCCCGCCTACTGCCACCAAGCCTGCCGACCACTGA
- the LOC113596296 gene encoding keratin-associated protein 17-1, with amino-acid sequence MGCCPGDCFTCCPQDQDCCEVCCCQPACCGCCGSCCGCCGSCCGCGGSGCGSSGCGGCGSGCCGSDCCGSGCGSGCGGCGSSCCGSSCCGSSGCCGPVCCQPTPVCETK; translated from the coding sequence ATGGGGTGCTGCCCGGGGGACTGCTTCACCTGCTGCCCTCAAGATCAAGACTGCTGTGAAGTGTGTTGCTGCCAGCCCGCCTGCTGCGGCTGCTGCGGGTCCTGCTGCGGCTGCTGCGGGTCCTGCTGCGGCTGCGGGGGCTCGGGCTGCGGGAGCTCGGGCTGCGGAGGTTGCGGGAGCGGCTGCTGCGGGAGCGACTGCTGCGGCAGCGGCTGCGGCTCGGGCTGCGGGGGCTGCGGGTCCAGCTGCTGCGGGTCCAGCTGCTGCGGCTCGTCCGGGTGCTGCGGCCCCGTCTGCTGCCAGCCCACGCCCGTTTGCGAGACGAAGTGA